The Pieris brassicae chromosome 6, ilPieBrab1.1, whole genome shotgun sequence genome window below encodes:
- the LOC123711298 gene encoding protein sprouty, with product MDEYGGPAAPPRPPKPAARVHRAGAASSARQPVSLLRPRPQAERERNAYVEAPRRAPPTPRAHAAAAQPLKPVTAQPAAAADKRRAAALAADSIVCENCGRCRCEQCARPRPLPQRWLCGSCLCSAEACVDYASCMCCAKALFYHCGSGEGEAEPCAGGARLACVAALSVPLPCLWLYWPLRALAAAGAAAYARCRRSGCRCPERPPLSSII from the coding sequence ATGGACGAGTATGGCGGGCCGGCGGCGCCGCCCCGGCCGCCCAAGCCGGCGGCGCGCGTGCACCGTGCGGGCGCCGCCAGCTCCGCGCGCCAACCTGTGTCGCTGTTGCGGCCGCGGCCCCAAGCGGAGCGCGAGCGGAATGCCTACGTCGAGGCCCCGCGTCGCGCGCCGCCGACCCCGCGAGCTCACGCTGCGGCCGCGCAGCCGCTCAAGCCGGTGACGGCGCAGCCGGCCGCCGCCGCGGATAAGCGTCGCGCTGCCGCGCTCGCCGCCGATTCCATAGTATGCGAGAACTGTGGCCGCTGCCGCTGCGAGCAGTGTGCGCGGCCGCGGCCTCTGCCTCAACGATGGCTGTGCGGCTCGTGTTTATGCAGCGCAGAGGCGTGTGTGGACTACGCGTCGTGTATGTGCTGCGCCAAAGCGCTGTTCTACCACTGCGGGAGCGGCGAGGGTGAAGCGGAGCCGTGCGCGGGCGGCGCTCGGCTGGCGTGCGTGGCGGCACTTTCGGTGCCGCTGCCGTGCCTGTGGCTTTACTGGCCTCTCCGCGCGCTTGCGGCGGCGGGCGCGGCGGCCTACGCGCGCTGTCGCCGCTCCGGCTGCCGCTGCCCCGAGCGGCCGCCGCTCTCCAGTATTATCTAG